Proteins co-encoded in one Ictalurus punctatus breed USDA103 chromosome 18, Coco_2.0, whole genome shotgun sequence genomic window:
- the setx gene encoding probable helicase senataxin isoform X3 codes for MLLMQLDSQAMDSLLMGPEGQASIPQCIINTMNDCNKDDPGSDPFWPALHCFLVVLDRLGSKIWGQIEPLDAFQAITKADSYMAEIKNIRQKTAGTRVKEETENHDDLLSCSQIVYDCYATERTSRSSNYSSGNSDTSGNAVFEEISCLVNVLQSEMGQGMRVYGSTFLWFIPFVRSIMELNVLNSICIGEVIHYLDNNADKDVLSGRTHTCDKVTEFFIRILVDIIELHLSKGCMETLSYFTHIWVDLVMQCATLSGDIFHTRIHEGRGVFAASSHFSRGTRMPAVGVGVGAVSQACMKLIRSLLKEGGPTATETAPFLNLVNKQMRSVSARGWNLPKSEYENLKKCLIKLVKAISERPAVPNDVLPCAPPTPPSEPSENIISYPNPTLTPPLQQVQTRDVEVGPSRPIGTIDFIKNEPPWDHGECQSFYDGQEEMIKIKKEACKPIPCSEFGSPPEVNYIKKIDLGKGQEIESGKIRDVTKKKFETEDEQGKCSGLKEFGHASDVSLQPSTSQSNVSGSARFSKSCKRTLDDDDDDEPFDVRLRRLKRPVESRNENSTESRQVSIPLPSSAEKVDEASVIATSEVSSNDQKLLENRVARDPSFDSSTTPGRCYDYLSESQLFECETEEYVASAWNEPDTDVPVVTKKQKLDSKACISPEAVEPMQSPEAVEPMQSPEAVEPMQTQPVPDEDVERACLQVEAQICKQQQPHEPTTSNIQVPSKPSSNEKYDFVQSKHFKSPPEKTGLTDKKGKQWLCRKPPVIEALSQKIKKHCRTHNISPNPVKPCSSTTLTVASPSMVVPSRGCPASSVARSPSTPAIVPPKKVRKRAEPESPAELLGLKKKERKAFDLSQRSLVSLGELRSHGQNVHVEPQQKSKRVRQKKVGAKKGKKMLASQDMQYFIQSRRMLQKPTAATGVVAKSNKFTVPETLSKSKPAIETVSESGDEEDDYDFLPCSQPDPDRRVDSKTGSCQVNTHLSDESKKAVNDWSENITSKEFSSHQNNKGACSSMPEGAESRDGNCGGDDDDDDDDEWTSLTQNEPTDMELCSQMEQMEVEYGESLYTVSDFGNQPNISKGETSVPLQPLSGNPPQKSLPDASTEMSSNEHLFLKPSMPPECQKKTKPSTTKIYSSNSRSATLVKEMGKVANPPSAANVAKAKVARPPPAMPPPPLPKPPPKSTPQPEFRQPLPPRPSLNPLKPDLKSSLSSVTSASHVPSYKTYPRPEAPVPIQTPTVAQNRRPDNTPMYEPSYLKRAILKWEYHMFDNYRMFGTPKDLCPFALKEVPTNFYSYQEYFNILYPLLLINTFEEMVREWLNGRKVRIELHVQAIEYHNCIASASFKVCLNAEQVKKQLYPREDDLVLLWLPENTGAYANDEPGFTENIHFGCVVKSMLSNGGPLYLTIQTRGNVSSVNTQPVRCEVIGSLISTLREFRALCLLQKSKLELPVLKPDMKYFAPCQDDLTNLDMPEYNRDQAKAISCGVAMVKRKQNTPKILLIHGPPGTGKSKIIVGMLHRFLSDGESPSLNRYAKSRRRRILLCTPSNAAIDNLMKKIIILFKDMCLDKDAPQGNCGDINLVRLGSERTISEYLTPFSLDSQVKKRLEKAQQICDSDIQRKKEELDKQIEKLSRQCAETGKKSATFEQLNARKLKCLQEREELSKQLKEFRSKRQSVQSRLLHDAHVICCTLSTSGSTLLEFAFRNLGHEPFNCVIVDEAGQAKETETLIPLLYRCPNLILVGDPMQLPPTVVSQTAKQLGYDQSLMARLCKTRLYPSIFLSFQYRMHPVICEFPSKYIYNNDLKSDRETARKLCSSSWPFEPYRVFDVIDGKERREGDSFSNLKEVNLVLLLLKLLGEKHAMRKEKQQIRAGIITPYNAQKQRLLQALQNDTDKEYKKCIQVEVDTVDGFQGREMDCIIVSCVRASNENGSIGFVANRQRMNVTITRAKFSLFILGHLCTLKQSEWGALIEDAKARGTVIEAHESNFHQVTKKVLKPIPFSHSHSYPPNIPASSEDHRMHTRPSDPRLAEAHRSSREQDGANQSFTHPRPPSRRPSDPRFQQSSARSFRAPPERRYDRHNASSGSCRAYRK; via the exons ATGTTGCTGATGCAGCTGGATTCACAGGCCATGGACTCTTTGTTAATGGGGCCAGAAGGGCAGGCCAGCATTCCCCAATGCATTATTAATACCATGAATGACTGCAATAAAG atgACCCGGGATCGGATCCCTTCTGGCCTGCCTTGCACTGTTTCTTGGTCGTTCTAGACCGACTGGGCTCAAAGATCTGGGGTCAAATAGAACCGCTAGATGCTTTCCAGGCCATCACTAAAGCAGACAGCTACATGGCTGAAATTAAAAACATCCGACAGAAAACTGCAGG GACAAGAGTGAAAGAGGAGACTGAGAATCACGATGATCTGTTATCCTGCAGTCAAATTGTGTATGACTGTTATGCTACGGAGCGAACAAGTCGA TCATCAAACTACTCATCTGGCAACAGTGACACCAGTGGCAATGCAGTCTTTGAAGAAATAAGCTGCCTAGTTAATGTCTTACAGTCTGAAATGGGCCAAGGCATGCGTGTATATGGGAGCACCTTTCTCTGGTTCATTCCGTTTGTTCGCTCGATCATGGAGTTGAACGTGCTTAATAGCATCTGCATTGGGGAGGTCATCCACTATCTGGATAACAACGCCGACAAGGACGTGCTGTCTGGACGGACACACACCTGCGACAAAGTCACGGAGTTCTTTATCCGCATCCTTGTTGATATAATCGAGCTGCACCTAAGTAAAGGCTGCATGGAGACACTGTCCTACTTTACCCATATCTGGGTGGATTTGGTAATGCAGTGTGCTACCCTTTCTGGTGACATTTTTCATACCAGAATACACGAAGGTAGGGGGGTCTTTGCAGCATCTTCACATTTCAGTAGAGGGACCCGGATGCCAGcagttggtgttggtgttggtgccGTTAGTCAAGCTTGCATGAAGCTGATTCGCTCTCTGTTGAAAGAAGGGGGACCGACGGCTACAGAGACTGCACCCTTTCTGAACCTGGTTAACAAACAGATGCGCAGTGTCTCAGCCAGAGGGTGGAATCTTCCCAAATCGGAATATGAGAATCTTAAGAAATGCTTGATCAAGCTTGTAAAAGCAATATCGGAAAGGCCTGCGGTTCCAAACGATGTTCTGCCATGTGCTCCCCCAACGCCGCCTTCAGAACCTTCAGAAAATATCATTTCCTACCCAAATCCCACATTGACCCCGCCTCTGCAGCAAGTACAAACCAGAGATGTAGAGGTTGGTCCAAGTCGTCCTATAGGTACGATTGATTTTATTAAGAATGAACCACCGTGGGATCATGGGGAATGTCAAAGTTTCTATGATGGCCAAGAGGAAATGATTAAGATAAAGAAAGAAGCTTGCAAGCCAATACCATGTTCAGAATTTGGATCTCCTCCTGAggttaattatataaaaaaaatagacttGGGGAAAGGACAGGAAATTGAATCTGGAAAGATACGAGACGTTACTAAGAAAAAATTTGAAACTGAGGATGAACAAGGTAAATGCAGTGGCTTGAAAGAGTTTGGACATGCATCGGATGTAAGCCTTCAACCTTCCACCTCACAGTCTAACGTCTCAGGCTCTGCCAGATTTAGCAAGTCCTGTAAAAGGACGTTggatgacgacgacgacgacgagcCCTTCGATGTCCGACTGCGTCGTCTGAAAAGACCTGTCGAGTCCCGTAACGAGAATTCAACAGAGTCCAGACAGGTTTCAATACCGTTGCCTAGCAGTGCAGAAAAGGTTGATGAGGCAAGCGTAATCGCCACTTCAGAGGTTTCTTCAAATGACCAAAAGCTGTTAGAAAACAGGGTAGCACGTGATCCCTCTTTTGACTCGAGTACGACCCCAGGTCGTTGTTATGATTATTTGAGTGAATCACAATTATTTGAGTGTGAAACCGAAGAGTACGTGGCATCTGCCTGGAATGAGCCAGACACTGACGTCCCAGTTGTGACCAAAAAGCAAAAACTTGATTCCAAAGCCTGCATTAGTCCGGAGGCCGTGGAACCCATGCAGAGTCCGGAGGCCGTGGAACCCATGCAGAGTCCGGAGGCTGTGGAACCCATGCAGACTCAGCCGGTCCCGGACGAGGACGTCGAGAGAGCCTGTCTGCAAGTGGAGGCACAAATCTGTAAACAGCAACAGCCACATGAACCAACCACATCAAACATCCAAGTGCCATCCAAACCGAGTTCCAATGAAAAATATGATTTCGTTCAATCCAAACATTTCAAAAGTCCCCCTGAGAAAACTGGCCTCACTGATAAGAAAGGCAAGCAATGGCTGTGCAGAAAGCCTCCTGTTATTGAAGCCCTGAGCCAAAAAATCAAGAAACATTGCAGGACACATAACATATCTCCAAACCCTGTGAAACCATGTTCTTCCACAACGCTGACCGTTGCATCACCCTCTATGGTTGTCCCTTCCAGAGGCTGTCCTGCCTCCTCTGTTGCACGTTCACCATCCACCCCTGCCATAGTTCCACCAAAAAAGGTTCGCAAACGTGCTGAACCAGAATCTCCTGCAGAGCTTCTGGGgttgaaaaagaaggaaaggaaagctTTTGATCTTTCGCAGCGTTCCTTGGTCTCATTGGGTGAGCTTCGTTCACATGGCCAGAACGTGCATGTCGAGCCACAACAGAAGTCAAAAAGGGTTCGTCAAAAGAAGGTTGGCGCGAAGAAAGGCAAGAAGATGCTTGCATCACAAGATATGCAATACTTCATACAGAGCCGTAGGATGCTCCAGAAGCCAACGGCGGCCACTGGAGTTGTTGCCAAATCAAACAAATTTACTGTACCTGAGACCCTATCAAAATCAAAACCTGCAATTGAAACTGTTTCAGAATCGGGAGATGAGGAGGATGATTACGATTTCCTTCCATGCTCTCAGCCTGATCCTGACCGAAGGGTGGACAGTAAAACGGGTAGTTGTCAAGTCAACACTCATTTGTCAGATGAATCCAAAAAAGCAGTAAATGATTGGTCTGAGAACATTACAAGTAAAGAGTTCAGTTCCCATCAAAACAATAAAGGTGCCTGTAGTTCCATGCCAGAAGGTGCAGAATCCAGGGATGGAAactgtggtggtgatgatgatgatgatgatgatgatgaatggaCAAGCCTTACACAAAATGAGCCTACGGACATGGAGTTATGCTCTCAGATGGAGCAGATGGAGGTAGAGTATGGTGAGAGCTTGTACACGGTCAGTGACTTTGGCAACCAACCGAATATTTCTAAAGGAGAAACGAGTGTGCCACTTCAACCATTATCTGGTAACCCGCCTCAGAAATCCCTTCCTGATGCTTCCACTGAGATGTCTTCAAATGAACATTTGTTCTTAAAACCTAGCATGCCCCCGGAGTGTCAGAAAAAGACCAAGCCTTCTACGACAAAAATTTACTCCTCAAATTCCCGCAGTGCCACTTTGGTCAAAGAGATGGGAAAAGTAGCCAACCCTCCATCTGCTGCTAATGTTGCTAAGGCTAAGGTTGCACGACCACCACCAGCAATGCCGCCGCCGCCGCTACCAAAACCACCTCCAAAATCCACACCACAGCCTGAATTTCGCCAGCCTCTACCCCCGAGACCCTCCCTGAACCCTCTAAAACCTGATTTAAAGTCGTCTCTTTCTAGTGTAACGTCTGCTTCCCATGTACCGTCCTATAAGACCTATCCCAGGCCAGAAGCGCCTGTACCGATACAAACGCCAACGGTGGCTCAAAATCGAAGACCCGATAATACTCCGATGTATGAGCCATCCTACCTGAAACGGGCGATTTTAAAGTGGGAGTACCACATGTTTGACAACTACAGAATGTTTGGGACACCCAAAGACTTGTGTCCATTTGCCCTTAAGGAAGTACCAACCAATTTCTATAGCTACCAGGAGTACTTCAACATCTTGTACCCACTTCTGCTCATTAATACAtttgaggag ATGGTCCGTGAATGGCTTAATGGTAGGAAAGTCCGTATTGAACTCCACGTCCAGGCAATCGAATACCACAATTGCATTGCCAGCGCCAGTTTCAAAG TATGCCTTAATGCTGAGCAGGTGAAGAAGCAGTTGTATCCTAGAGAAGATGACCTTGTGCTCCTCTGGCTGCCGGAGAACACTGGTGCATATGCTAACGATGAGCCCGGTTTTACTGAGAATATCCACTTTGGCTGTGTGGTGAAATCCATGTTGAGTAATggag GTCCGTTGTACCTCACCATTCAGACGCGTGGTAACGTGTCCTCCGTTAACACCCAACCCGTACGCTGTGAGGTGATCGGCTCCCTGATCAGTACACTGCGGGAATTCAGAGCGTTGTGTTTGCTACAAAAGAGCAAGCTGGAGCTTCCGGTTCTCAAGCCAGATATGAAATACTTTGCACCCTGCCAGGATGACCTGACGAACCTAGATATGCCT GAATATAATCGGGACCAGGCCAAGGCAATCAGCTGTGGTGTTGCGATGGTGAAAAGGAAGCAGAATACCCCAAAGATTTTGTTAATACACGGACCACCAGGGACCGGCAAGAGCAAAATCATAGTTGGCATGTTGCACCGTTTTCTCTCT GATGGAGAGAGTCCTTCACTGAATCGCTATGCTAAGTCTCGCAGAAGAAGAATTCTGCTCTGCACCCCGTCTAATGCTGCCATCGACAACTTGATGAAGAAAATCATTATTCTCTTCAAAGACATGTGCTTGGACAAAGATGCTCCGCAAG GGAACTGTGGTGACATCAACCTGGTGCGACTAGGGAGTGAGAGGACCATCTCGGAGTACCTGACACCCTTCAGCCTTGACAGCCAGGTCAAGAAAAGATTGG aaaaagcacaacaaatctGTGATTCGGATATCcagaggaagaaggaggaaCTGGACAAGCAAATTGAAAAGCTGTCTCGGCAGTGTGCCGAGACGGGCAAAAAATCGGCCACG TTTGAACAGCTGAATGCCAGAAAGCTAAAGTGCTTACAAGAAAGGGAGGAGCTCAGCAAACAGTTGAAGGAG tTTCGTAGTAAAAGACAGTCGGTGCAGTCGCGTCTCTTGCATGACGCTCATGTGATCTGCTGCACGCTGAGCACAAGCGGCAGTACCCTCCTCGAGTTCGCCTTCCGCAACCTTGGACACGAACCGTTCAACTGCGTCATTGTGGACGAG GCAGGACAAGCTAAAGAAACCGAAACCTTGATCCCTTTGCTTTATCGATGCCCGAACCTCATCCTGGTGGGCGACCCTATGCAGCTCCCACCCACTGTTGTATCCCAG ACCGCCAAACAGCTGGGCTACGACCAGTCGCTGATGGCTCGGCTTTGTAAGACGCGTCTGTACCCCAGCATCTTCCTCAGTTTCCAGTACCGCATGCACCCAGTCATATGCGAGTTCCCATCCAAGTACATCTACAACAATGACTTGAAAAGTGACCG CGAGACTGCTCGGAAGCTGTGCTCATCCTCCTGGCCGTTTGAACCCTACAGAGTGTTTGATGTGATCGAtggaaaagagagaagagagggaga TTCCTTTAGTAACCTGAAGGAGGTCAACCTGGTGCTGCTGCTTTTGAAGCTGCTTGGAGAAAAGCATGCCATGCGCAAGGAGAAGCAACAGATTCGCGCTGGCATCATCACTCCATATAACGCCCAGAAACAGCGTCTCCTGCAGGCCCTTCAGAACGACACGGACAAGGAATATAAAAAATGCATACA ggTGGAGGTGGACACTGTGGATGGGTTCCAGGGCCGTGAAATGGACTGCATCATCGTGTCCTGTGTAAGAGCCAGCAACGAGAACGGTTCTATCGG GTTTGTTGCTAATCGCCAGAGGATGAATGTGACCATAACTAGAGCTAAATTCAGCTTGTTTATCCTGGGACATCTCTGCACTCTCAAG CAGAGCGAATGGGGCGCGCTGATCGAGGACGCGAAGGCACGTGGCACCGTAATAGAAGCCCACGAGTCCAACTTCCACCAGGTCACGAAGAAGGTGCTGAAACCGATTCCATTCTCACATAGTCACTCGTACCCCCCCAACATTCCTGCCTCTTCTGAAGACCACAGAATGCACACGAGACCTTCAGACCCGCGTCTAGCAGAGGCTCATCGTTCCAGCAGAGAGCAGGACGGTGCGAACCAAAGCTTCACTCACCCAAGGCCACCCAGTCGCCGTCCTTCAGATCCTCGGTTCCAGCAAAGCTCCGCACGTTCCTTTCGTGCACCTCCAGAACGACGTTACGACCGTCACAATGCTTCATCAGGGTCGTGCAGGGCATACAGGAAGTAA